A genomic window from Candidatus Dormiibacterota bacterium includes:
- a CDS encoding (2Fe-2S)-binding protein: MKVTVTVNGAERSADCEARTLLVDFIRTRLGMTGTHVGCDTSSCGACTVLLDGRPVKSCTVLAPMAEGRAITTVEGLAQGGRLSAVQDGFHQEHGLQCGFCTPGMMLVATALLEQNPNPTDDEIRWAISGNICRCTGYMNIVKAVLHAAAAQRAAAAAPAPAELVAAGART; this comes from the coding sequence GTGAAGGTCACGGTCACCGTCAACGGCGCCGAGCGCAGCGCCGACTGCGAGGCGCGCACCCTGCTCGTCGACTTCATCCGCACCCGGCTGGGGATGACCGGCACCCACGTCGGCTGTGACACCAGCAGCTGCGGCGCCTGCACGGTGCTGCTCGACGGCCGCCCGGTGAAGTCCTGCACTGTGCTCGCGCCGATGGCCGAGGGCCGGGCGATCACCACGGTCGAGGGCCTCGCTCAGGGCGGCAGGCTCAGCGCGGTGCAGGACGGCTTCCACCAGGAGCACGGGCTCCAGTGCGGCTTCTGCACCCCGGGGATGATGTTGGTGGCGACCGCGCTGCTCGAGCAGAATCCGAATCCCACCGACGACGAGATCCGCTGGGCGATCAGCGGCAACATCTGCCGCTGCACCGGCTACATGAACATCGTCAAGGCGGTGCTGCACGCCGCCGCGGCCCAGCGGGCGGCGGCGGCCGCACCGGCACCCGCCGAGCTCGTGGCAGCGGGGGCCAGGACATGA
- a CDS encoding ATP-binding protein, translating to MRDLLRRTRVRLTLAVAGAFLAVAAIAATGLWLGFAHVEYQAVDTSLSSQAQTLLSALQDANGRLSFQGGEALPGETPEGIAVGALLEDVHGRVLDRSGAPPGAAAVAPAAAAAVRTRASVFTTIVDAGRAERVLAVPVDAGGTVAGVVAVSRPVQELRDTLLVLALLLCGGVVLLTAVVASLAWLLAGRALRPVRQIAATARDLSEHDLQRRITLDLPADELGELAATFNGMLARLDTAFTTLQQFTADAAHELRAPLALLRAELEVSLARVRTPEEYEASQRIALAEVERLAALADQLLLLARADAGALQPTVEEVDIGDLVEETAERWRPLAGRRGIEVTAEVHQEGALPGDPLLLRRLLDNLVDNAVRHSPDGGRVRVGVVRGDMWEVTVSDGGPGVPAELRATLFERFARGDTARGRATGGAGLGLALSRAIAGLHGGSIALDPDGGPGARFRVRLPRAARL from the coding sequence GTGCGCGACCTCCTCCGACGAACCCGCGTCCGTCTGACCCTCGCGGTCGCCGGCGCGTTCCTGGCCGTGGCCGCGATCGCGGCCACGGGTCTCTGGCTCGGCTTCGCCCACGTCGAGTACCAGGCCGTCGACACCAGCCTGTCGAGCCAGGCGCAGACGCTGCTCTCCGCCCTGCAGGACGCCAACGGCAGGCTGAGCTTCCAGGGGGGCGAGGCCCTCCCCGGGGAGACCCCCGAGGGCATCGCCGTGGGCGCGCTCCTCGAGGACGTGCACGGCAGGGTGCTGGACCGGTCCGGGGCCCCGCCCGGCGCCGCCGCCGTGGCCCCGGCGGCCGCCGCCGCGGTGCGGACGCGGGCGTCGGTCTTCACCACCATCGTCGACGCCGGCCGCGCCGAACGGGTGCTGGCCGTGCCCGTCGACGCCGGCGGCACCGTCGCCGGGGTGGTCGCCGTCAGCCGGCCCGTCCAGGAGCTCCGCGACACCCTGCTCGTCCTCGCGCTGCTCCTCTGCGGCGGCGTCGTCCTGCTCACCGCGGTGGTGGCCAGCCTCGCCTGGCTGCTCGCCGGCCGGGCGCTGCGACCGGTGCGCCAGATCGCGGCCACGGCACGGGATCTCAGCGAGCACGACCTGCAGCGGCGAATCACCCTCGACCTGCCCGCCGACGAGCTCGGCGAGCTGGCCGCGACCTTCAACGGGATGCTGGCTCGCCTCGACACCGCGTTCACCACCCTCCAGCAGTTCACCGCCGACGCCGCCCACGAGCTCCGCGCTCCCCTCGCCCTGCTCCGCGCCGAGCTCGAGGTGTCGCTCGCCCGGGTGCGCACGCCCGAGGAGTACGAGGCCAGCCAGCGGATCGCGCTCGCCGAGGTGGAGCGGCTCGCCGCCCTCGCCGACCAGCTGCTGCTGCTCGCCCGGGCCGACGCCGGGGCGCTCCAGCCCACCGTCGAGGAGGTCGACATCGGCGACCTGGTCGAGGAGACCGCGGAGCGCTGGCGGCCGCTCGCCGGCCGGCGCGGCATCGAGGTGACCGCGGAGGTCCACCAGGAGGGCGCCCTCCCCGGCGACCCCCTGCTGCTCCGGCGGCTGCTCGACAACCTCGTCGACAACGCGGTGCGTCACAGCCCCGACGGCGGCCGGGTGCGGGTCGGCGTGGTCCGCGGCGACATGTGGGAGGTCACCGTCTCGGACGGCGGCCCGGGCGTGCCCGCGGAGCTGCGCGCCACCCTCTTCGAGCGGTTCGCCCGGGGCGACACCGCGCGCGGCCGGGCCACCGGCGGCGCCGGCCTGGGGTTGGCCCTGAGCCGGGCGATCGCCGGACTCCACGGCGGATCGATCGCGCTCGACCCCGACGGCGGGCCCGGTGCTCGCTTCCGGGTGCGCCTGCCCCGGGCTGCCCGCCTCTGA
- a CDS encoding aerobic carbon-monoxide dehydrogenase large subunit: protein MAVGPVGGVGESIKRKEDAKFLQGRGQYVDDLVLPGMLHMAILRSPYAHARIRGVDTAAASAVPGVVAVVTGELMAQHNLAWMPTLSGDTEAVLATDKVRFQGQEVAAVIAESRYIAEDAVQLIEVDYEPLQAVTSPQQAREPGAPLIRDEKEGQTDNQCYHWESGDREATDAAFARAAKVVELSTHYPRCHPAPLETCGIVADVDSVTGQATLHITSQAPHAHRTLFALVAGLPEHKIRIITRDIGGGFGNKVPIYPGYVVATAASLLIGRPVKWVEDRYENLISTGFARDYHMTGQMALDTGGRMIGLRVSLLSDNGAFFADAQPTKFRAGLFHIVTGSYDIPAAHITADGYYTNKAPGGVAYRCSFRVTEASYMIERLVESAALETGTDPAQLRLNNFIPPEAFPYRSATGFVYDSGDYPTAMKLALEMLGYDELRREQAEKRARGELMGIGVASFTEVVGAGKGAEYDIAGLRMFDSAELRVHPTGKAVLKLGVQTQGQGHMTTFAQIVCEELGIPAADVEVQEGDTDHTPYGLGTYASRSTPVGGAATAMVSRKLRAKARQLAAHLLEAAEEDIEFDHGRFFVKGSPDQAKTIQDCAFAAYTNLPEGMEAGLEGVVYYDPPNMTYPYGTYLVVVDIDSGTGEVKVRRMVAVDDCGVRINPMIVEGQIHGGLTEGFGIAFMELITFDDDGNCIGSSFMDYLLPTAWETPRFELGETVTPSPHHPIGAKGVGESATVGSPAAYVNAVIDGLAHLGVRNIDMPVTSDKVWKALRDAGVTE, encoded by the coding sequence ATGGCGGTCGGCCCGGTCGGCGGCGTCGGCGAGAGCATCAAGCGCAAGGAGGACGCCAAGTTCCTCCAGGGACGCGGCCAGTACGTCGACGACCTGGTGCTGCCGGGGATGCTCCACATGGCGATCCTGCGCAGCCCGTACGCGCATGCCCGGATCAGGGGTGTCGACACCGCCGCGGCGTCGGCGGTGCCCGGGGTGGTGGCGGTGGTCACCGGCGAGCTGATGGCCCAGCACAACCTCGCCTGGATGCCGACCCTGAGCGGCGACACCGAGGCGGTGCTGGCCACCGACAAGGTGCGCTTCCAGGGGCAGGAGGTGGCCGCGGTCATCGCCGAGAGCCGCTACATCGCCGAGGACGCGGTCCAGCTCATCGAGGTCGACTATGAGCCGCTGCAGGCGGTGACCAGCCCGCAGCAGGCGCGCGAGCCGGGGGCGCCGCTGATCCGCGACGAGAAGGAGGGGCAGACCGACAACCAGTGCTACCACTGGGAGTCGGGGGACAGGGAGGCGACCGACGCCGCCTTCGCCCGGGCCGCGAAGGTGGTGGAGCTGTCCACCCACTACCCGCGCTGCCACCCGGCGCCGCTGGAGACCTGCGGGATCGTCGCCGACGTCGACTCGGTGACCGGGCAGGCGACCCTGCACATCACCAGCCAGGCGCCCCACGCCCACCGCACCCTCTTCGCGCTGGTGGCGGGGCTGCCCGAGCACAAGATCCGGATCATCACCCGCGACATCGGCGGCGGCTTCGGCAACAAGGTGCCGATCTACCCCGGCTACGTGGTGGCGACGGCGGCGTCGCTGCTGATCGGCCGGCCGGTGAAGTGGGTGGAGGACCGCTACGAGAACCTGATCTCCACCGGCTTCGCCCGCGACTACCACATGACCGGGCAGATGGCCCTCGACACCGGCGGCAGGATGATCGGGCTGCGGGTCAGCCTGCTCAGCGACAACGGGGCGTTCTTCGCCGACGCCCAGCCCACCAAGTTCCGGGCCGGGCTCTTCCACATCGTGACCGGGTCGTACGACATCCCCGCGGCGCACATCACCGCCGACGGCTACTACACCAACAAGGCGCCGGGTGGGGTGGCGTACCGCTGCTCGTTCCGGGTGACCGAGGCCTCGTACATGATCGAGCGGCTGGTGGAGAGCGCCGCGCTCGAGACCGGCACCGACCCCGCCCAGCTGCGGCTGAACAACTTCATCCCCCCGGAGGCGTTCCCCTACAGGTCCGCCACCGGATTCGTCTACGACAGCGGCGACTACCCCACGGCGATGAAGCTCGCCCTGGAGATGCTCGGCTACGACGAGCTGCGCAGGGAGCAGGCGGAGAAGCGGGCCCGGGGCGAGCTGATGGGCATCGGCGTGGCCAGCTTCACCGAGGTGGTGGGCGCGGGCAAGGGCGCCGAGTACGACATCGCCGGGCTGCGGATGTTCGACAGCGCCGAGCTGCGGGTGCACCCCACCGGCAAGGCGGTGCTGAAGCTCGGGGTGCAGACCCAGGGCCAGGGGCACATGACCACCTTCGCGCAGATCGTCTGCGAGGAGCTGGGCATCCCCGCCGCCGACGTCGAGGTGCAGGAGGGCGACACCGACCACACCCCGTACGGGCTGGGCACGTACGCGTCGCGGTCGACGCCGGTGGGCGGCGCGGCCACGGCGATGGTGTCGCGCAAGCTGCGGGCCAAGGCGCGGCAGCTGGCGGCGCACCTGCTCGAGGCGGCGGAGGAGGACATCGAGTTCGACCACGGGCGCTTCTTCGTGAAGGGCTCGCCGGATCAGGCGAAGACGATCCAGGACTGCGCCTTCGCGGCCTACACCAACCTCCCCGAGGGGATGGAGGCGGGGCTGGAGGGCGTCGTCTACTACGACCCGCCGAACATGACCTACCCGTACGGCACCTACCTGGTGGTGGTCGACATCGACAGCGGCACCGGCGAGGTGAAGGTGCGGCGGATGGTGGCGGTGGACGACTGCGGGGTGCGGATCAACCCGATGATCGTCGAGGGCCAGATCCACGGCGGCCTCACCGAGGGCTTCGGGATCGCCTTCATGGAGCTGATCACCTTCGACGACGACGGCAACTGCATCGGCTCCAGCTTCATGGACTACCTGCTGCCGACCGCGTGGGAGACGCCGAGGTTCGAGCTCGGCGAGACGGTGACACCGTCGCCCCACCACCCGATCGGCGCCAAGGGCGTCGGCGAGTCGGCCACGGTCGGCTCCCCCGCCGCCTACGTCAACGCGGTCATCGACGGTCTCGCCCACCTCGGCGTCCGCAACATCGACATGCCGGTCACCTCCGACAAGGTGTGGAAGGCGCTCCGCGACGCCGGCGTGACCGAGTGA
- a CDS encoding SOS response-associated peptidase family protein yields the protein MDPPLEQRSIGDEAFYEWLLSDHPMAAAERARRRREHYLRRDAQRAEIRELIDHWTPEVSQRLFALRESMRRFADRWEAVCDEWLEGETVDVEAVRARLTLQRRDRGDAGYRYPDRYRGSRAAASPPPPAQEPSGLLLQLEQTADREFLYERFGIDPGPVAPRLRVRPTQALLGLEQTARGVGMREMRWRPDEILAETALGGSAAVGPRRVVVPADSVRALGREQGGGRPALAIRRGDRDVLSLAGIEDAGGVAVLTVAADSRFGRRGQRMPLILEPDEESEWLDGGLDAGRLAAILARPRSFAELSVLPAGAG from the coding sequence GTGGATCCCCCCCTGGAGCAGCGCTCGATCGGCGACGAGGCCTTCTACGAGTGGCTGCTGTCCGACCACCCGATGGCCGCCGCCGAGCGTGCGCGGCGCCGGCGGGAGCACTACCTCCGCCGCGACGCCCAGCGCGCGGAGATCCGCGAGCTCATCGACCACTGGACCCCCGAGGTGTCGCAGCGGCTCTTCGCCCTGCGCGAGTCGATGCGCCGCTTCGCCGACCGCTGGGAGGCGGTCTGCGACGAGTGGCTCGAGGGTGAGACCGTCGACGTCGAGGCGGTGCGGGCGCGGCTGACCCTGCAGCGCCGCGACCGCGGCGACGCCGGCTACCGCTACCCCGACCGCTACCGGGGCAGCCGTGCCGCGGCGTCGCCGCCGCCACCGGCGCAGGAGCCCTCCGGGCTCCTGCTCCAGCTGGAGCAGACCGCCGACCGCGAGTTCCTCTACGAGCGCTTCGGCATCGACCCCGGCCCGGTCGCGCCCCGGCTGCGGGTGCGGCCCACCCAGGCGCTGCTCGGGCTGGAGCAGACCGCGCGGGGTGTGGGGATGCGTGAGATGCGCTGGCGGCCCGACGAGATCCTCGCCGAGACCGCCCTCGGCGGGTCCGCCGCGGTGGGACCGCGCCGGGTGGTGGTCCCCGCCGACTCGGTGCGGGCGCTGGGGCGGGAGCAGGGCGGCGGCCGGCCGGCGCTGGCGATCCGCCGCGGCGACCGCGACGTGCTCAGCCTCGCCGGGATCGAGGACGCCGGTGGCGTCGCCGTGCTGACCGTGGCCGCCGACAGCAGGTTCGGCCGCCGCGGCCAGCGGATGCCGCTGATCCTCGAGCCCGACGAGGAAAGCGAGTGGCTCGATGGCGGGCTCGACGCCGGCCGTCTCGCCGCCATCCTCGCCCGGCCGCGGTCGTTCGCGGAGCTGAGCGTGCTGCCCGCCGGCGCCGGGTAG
- a CDS encoding serine hydrolase domain-containing protein: MFTGSAIDGLLEQGCASGAVPGVVAFVVGRDGILYEGAAGRLSVGGEAPAGTDTVIRIASMTKAMTTVAALQLVEQGRLDLDGTVASLLPAFGELQVLTGFDGDTPMLRRPARQATVRELMNHTAGNAYWFLHEGMRRYHEVTGTPDVLTGMRAALSAPLVDDPGARWEYGINTDWLGQVIEAVSGLPLDAYFAENIFAPLGLTDTTFVPSDAQRRRMMAAHARTPDGGLVEIPLELPTAPEIWSGGHGVHCTAGDYARFLGALLGDGAPLLRPESVDLMFTDSLGGLPLPAVIRSAVPELTNDIPSLPVRAGWGLGLHLFLEDLPGMRAAGSGDWAGLLNCYYWIDRAGGVAGGVLTQVLPFFDAQVVQLAVGVEQAVYAQLRMPAAAV; this comes from the coding sequence GTGTTCACAGGTTCGGCGATCGACGGACTCCTGGAGCAGGGCTGCGCGAGCGGCGCCGTCCCCGGCGTGGTGGCGTTCGTGGTGGGGCGCGACGGCATCCTCTACGAGGGCGCCGCGGGCCGGCTGAGCGTGGGCGGCGAGGCGCCCGCGGGCACCGACACGGTGATCCGGATCGCCTCGATGACCAAGGCGATGACCACCGTGGCGGCGCTCCAGCTGGTCGAACAGGGCCGGCTCGACCTCGACGGGACGGTCGCCTCGCTGCTGCCCGCCTTCGGGGAGCTGCAGGTGCTCACCGGCTTCGACGGCGACACCCCGATGCTGCGGCGACCGGCCCGGCAGGCCACCGTCCGCGAGCTGATGAACCACACCGCAGGCAACGCCTACTGGTTCCTCCACGAGGGGATGCGGCGCTACCACGAGGTCACCGGGACGCCCGACGTGCTGACCGGGATGCGGGCGGCGCTGAGCGCGCCGCTGGTCGACGACCCCGGCGCCCGCTGGGAGTACGGCATCAACACCGACTGGCTGGGACAGGTGATCGAGGCCGTGAGCGGCCTGCCCCTCGACGCGTACTTCGCCGAGAACATCTTCGCGCCGCTGGGGCTCACCGACACGACCTTCGTGCCCAGCGACGCGCAGCGGCGGCGGATGATGGCGGCACACGCCCGGACCCCCGACGGCGGCCTCGTCGAGATCCCCCTGGAGCTCCCGACCGCGCCGGAGATCTGGTCGGGCGGGCACGGGGTGCACTGCACCGCCGGCGACTACGCGCGCTTCCTCGGCGCCCTTCTCGGCGACGGTGCGCCGCTCCTCCGTCCGGAGTCGGTCGACCTCATGTTCACCGACTCGCTCGGCGGCCTCCCCCTGCCCGCGGTGATCCGCTCCGCGGTGCCCGAGCTGACCAACGACATCCCGTCGCTGCCGGTCCGGGCGGGGTGGGGGCTGGGTCTGCACCTCTTCCTCGAGGACCTGCCGGGCATGCGTGCGGCGGGCTCGGGCGACTGGGCCGGACTGCTCAACTGCTACTACTGGATCGATCGTGCCGGCGGCGTCGCCGGCGGGGTCCTGACCCAGGTGCTGCCCTTCTTCGACGCCCAGGTGGTGCAGCTGGCGGTCGGCGTGGAGCAGGCCGTCTACGCGCAGTTGAGAATGCCTGCTGCGGCGGTCTGA
- a CDS encoding exodeoxyribonuclease III, with protein MRLATWNVNSIAARLPRLLEWLEQTAPHVVCLQETKCADAEFPLAEIEALGYEVASHGLGRWNGVALLSRVGLEEVTAGLPGAPPTTPPEARAIGGTCAGVRVWSVYVPNGREVGHPQYVYKLEWLRALRDTVAAELDADRELVVCGDFNVAPTDADVWDPAAFAASTHVTAPERDALAELRALGLQDVVPRPMKYDRPFTYWDYRAGMFHKNQGMRIDLVYASPTLAAAVADAYVDRDARKGKGPSDHAPVVVDLHDPPPPG; from the coding sequence GTGAGGCTGGCAACCTGGAACGTCAACTCCATCGCGGCGCGTCTTCCCCGGCTGCTGGAGTGGCTGGAGCAGACCGCGCCGCACGTGGTCTGCCTCCAGGAGACCAAGTGCGCCGACGCCGAGTTCCCCCTCGCCGAGATCGAGGCGCTGGGCTACGAGGTGGCGTCGCACGGCCTGGGTCGCTGGAACGGCGTGGCGCTGCTCTCGCGGGTGGGGCTGGAGGAGGTCACAGCCGGGCTGCCCGGGGCGCCGCCGACCACCCCGCCCGAGGCGCGCGCCATCGGCGGCACCTGCGCCGGCGTCCGGGTATGGTCCGTCTACGTCCCCAACGGCCGCGAGGTCGGCCATCCCCAGTACGTCTACAAGCTCGAGTGGCTGCGCGCCCTCCGGGACACCGTCGCCGCCGAGCTCGACGCCGATCGCGAGCTGGTGGTGTGCGGCGACTTCAACGTCGCCCCGACCGACGCCGACGTCTGGGACCCGGCGGCCTTCGCCGCCTCCACCCACGTCACCGCTCCGGAGCGCGACGCGCTCGCCGAGCTGCGCGCCCTCGGGCTCCAGGACGTCGTGCCCCGTCCGATGAAATACGACCGCCCCTTCACCTACTGGGACTACCGCGCCGGGATGTTCCACAAGAACCAGGGGATGCGCATCGACCTGGTCTACGCCAGCCCCACGCTCGCCGCCGCCGTCGCCGACGCATACGTCGACCGGGACGCTCGCAAGGGCAAGGGACCCTCCGACCACGCTCCCGTGGTCGTGGATCTGCACGACCCGCCACCGCCGGGCTAG
- a CDS encoding xanthine dehydrogenase family protein subunit M yields the protein MFPPAFEYAVPQTLNEALAVVAQRGDEARPLAGGQSLIPLLKLRLASPALLVDLGNLSELTYVEENAMWLAVGALVRHSVLGAAQVIRARYPTMAAAAPQIADPLIRNMGTLGGSLAHADPAGDWGSVMLALDAGVVALSRGGERVIPIADFFQGPFTTALDATEVLTQVRVPRPRGRVGGTYLKLERKVGDFATVGVAVQVEMSNGTIGSAGIGLTAVGPQNIKATAAEAVLQGARPTEDVIAEAARLAAAASEPRTDVRGSAEYKRDVVRVFVQRGLRAAIRQAQEVGA from the coding sequence ATGTTCCCACCAGCCTTCGAGTACGCCGTCCCGCAGACGCTGAACGAGGCCCTCGCGGTGGTCGCCCAGCGCGGCGACGAGGCCAGGCCGCTCGCCGGCGGGCAGAGCCTCATCCCCCTCCTGAAGCTGCGGCTGGCCTCGCCGGCGCTGCTGGTCGACCTCGGCAACCTCTCCGAGCTCACCTACGTGGAGGAAAACGCGATGTGGCTGGCGGTCGGAGCGCTGGTCCGCCACAGCGTCCTCGGCGCGGCGCAGGTGATCCGCGCCCGCTACCCCACGATGGCGGCGGCGGCGCCACAGATCGCCGACCCGCTGATCCGCAACATGGGCACCCTCGGCGGCTCGCTCGCCCACGCCGACCCCGCCGGTGACTGGGGCTCGGTGATGCTCGCCCTCGACGCCGGCGTGGTCGCCCTGAGCCGCGGCGGCGAGCGGGTCATCCCCATCGCCGACTTCTTCCAGGGCCCCTTCACCACCGCGCTCGATGCCACCGAGGTGCTGACCCAGGTGCGGGTGCCGCGGCCGCGGGGCCGGGTGGGCGGCACCTACCTCAAGCTCGAGCGGAAGGTCGGCGACTTCGCCACCGTCGGGGTGGCGGTGCAGGTGGAGATGAGCAACGGGACGATCGGCAGCGCCGGCATCGGCCTCACCGCGGTGGGCCCTCAGAACATCAAGGCCACCGCCGCAGAGGCGGTGCTGCAGGGCGCACGGCCCACCGAGGACGTGATCGCAGAGGCGGCGCGGCTGGCGGCGGCGGCGAGCGAGCCGCGGACCGACGTCCGGGGCAGCGCGGAGTACAAGCGCGACGTGGTGCGGGTCTTCGTCCAGCGCGGGCTGCGGGCCGCGATCCGGCAGGCACAGGAGGTTGGGGCGTGA
- a CDS encoding response regulator transcription factor codes for MRVLVVEDDLRLASTLRRGLEEAGFSVDLAGTGDEAAAATAATPFDLIVLDVMLPGRDGFAVCTELRRRRVRTPLLMLTGRDAVSDRIRGLEAGADDYLVKPFAFGELLARLRALGRRHLADRTAVIESGGIRLDTAARTVTVGGRPVELRRKELAVLEHFMHNPGRLLTRTQVEEHVWSYDFSGGSNLVEAYIARIRRKLTDAGAEDPFTTVRGSGYRFEPRPCATSSDEPASV; via the coding sequence ATGCGAGTGCTCGTGGTCGAGGACGACCTCCGGCTGGCCTCGACCCTGCGCCGGGGCCTCGAGGAGGCCGGCTTCAGCGTGGACCTGGCCGGCACCGGGGACGAGGCCGCCGCCGCCACCGCCGCGACCCCGTTCGACCTGATCGTCCTCGACGTGATGCTTCCCGGGCGCGACGGCTTCGCGGTCTGCACCGAGCTCCGCCGCCGCCGGGTGCGGACCCCGCTGCTGATGCTGACCGGGCGCGACGCGGTGTCCGACCGCATCCGCGGGCTGGAGGCGGGCGCCGACGACTACCTGGTCAAGCCCTTCGCCTTCGGCGAGCTGCTGGCGCGGCTGCGCGCGCTGGGGCGCCGCCACCTCGCCGACCGCACCGCGGTGATCGAGAGCGGAGGCATCCGCCTCGACACGGCGGCGCGGACGGTGACCGTCGGCGGCCGTCCGGTGGAGCTGCGGAGGAAGGAGCTCGCGGTGCTCGAGCACTTCATGCACAACCCCGGCCGGCTGCTCACCCGGACCCAGGTCGAGGAGCACGTGTGGAGCTACGACTTCTCCGGCGGCTCCAACCTGGTGGAGGCGTACATCGCCCGCATCCGCCGCAAGCTGACCGACGCCGGCGCGGAGGATCCGTTCACCACCGTCCGGGGCTCCGGCTACCGCTTCGAACCACGCCCGTGCGCGACCTCCTCCGACGAACCCGCGTCCGTCTGA
- a CDS encoding XdhC family protein: MVDVLDLAHRIRRQGEPLVLATVVRRRSPSSGKPGCSAVIDARGVLHGWVGGACSGPAVVREALRALREGTPRLVVLGTMPGAPEEAADDGLVALPMTCRSEGALEVFLEPILPRPLLAVVGRSPAVEALAGMAGALGWNTVTVDPEPDEGRPVTGGDLAGAGVTEGSYIVVATQGHDDEDWLEWALSTGAAYVGLVASRRRAESVLEGLRGRGVAEASLARVRAPAGLDLGRIAHPEIAVAILAELVQRRAAAAPAAEIPPPAERAEAVDPICGMTVDVATGRHRATVEGVEYWFCAAGCRTRFLADPARHVPTPLTLSKETR; encoded by the coding sequence ATGGTCGATGTCCTCGATCTCGCCCACCGGATCCGGCGCCAGGGTGAGCCCCTGGTGCTCGCCACCGTGGTGCGGCGGCGCTCGCCCAGCTCGGGGAAGCCCGGCTGCTCCGCGGTGATCGACGCGCGGGGCGTCCTCCACGGCTGGGTGGGGGGCGCCTGCTCCGGCCCGGCGGTGGTGCGTGAGGCGCTCCGCGCCCTCCGCGAGGGAACGCCCCGGCTCGTCGTCCTCGGCACCATGCCCGGCGCCCCGGAGGAGGCGGCGGACGACGGGCTGGTGGCGCTGCCGATGACCTGCCGGAGCGAGGGCGCCCTGGAGGTCTTCCTCGAGCCCATCCTCCCCCGCCCGCTGCTCGCCGTGGTGGGGCGCTCGCCGGCGGTCGAGGCGCTGGCGGGCATGGCCGGTGCGCTCGGCTGGAACACGGTGACCGTCGACCCGGAGCCCGACGAGGGCCGGCCCGTGACCGGCGGCGACCTCGCCGGGGCCGGGGTCACCGAGGGCTCCTACATCGTGGTCGCCACCCAGGGTCACGACGACGAGGACTGGCTGGAGTGGGCGCTGTCGACCGGCGCCGCCTACGTCGGCCTGGTGGCCTCCCGCCGCCGCGCCGAGAGCGTCCTCGAGGGGCTGCGCGGCCGGGGGGTGGCCGAGGCGTCGCTGGCCCGGGTGCGCGCCCCCGCCGGGCTCGACCTGGGCCGGATCGCCCATCCCGAGATCGCGGTCGCCATCCTCGCCGAGCTGGTGCAGCGGCGCGCCGCGGCCGCCCCGGCGGCGGAGATCCCGCCGCCGGCGGAGCGCGCCGAGGCCGTCGACCCGATCTGCGGGATGACCGTCGACGTGGCCACCGGCCGGCATCGGGCGACCGTCGAGGGCGTCGAGTACTGGTTCTGCGCGGCCGGCTGTCGCACCCGCTTCCTCGCCGACCCGGCACGTCACGTCCCCACGCCGCTCACCCTCTCCAAGGAGACCCGATGA
- a CDS encoding SRPBCC family protein: protein MRISSSFSVDAAPDQVFAYLLDVSQVVGCVPGAELAEVVDSQTFRGSLKIKVGAVQVAYRGTASIREVAEDDTSATVTIEGEGREIGGQGSVRAGLVLTVAATPGGGTEVRLETDLTVTGRIAQFGRGAIEDVSARLIDQMGRCIGARLQAAPAAS, encoded by the coding sequence ATGAGGATCAGCAGCTCCTTCTCCGTCGACGCTGCCCCCGACCAGGTCTTCGCGTACCTGCTCGATGTCAGCCAGGTGGTCGGCTGCGTGCCCGGCGCGGAGCTGGCCGAGGTGGTCGACTCCCAGACCTTCCGCGGCAGCCTGAAGATCAAGGTGGGCGCGGTCCAGGTCGCCTACCGGGGCACCGCCAGCATCAGGGAGGTGGCCGAGGACGACACCTCGGCGACCGTGACCATCGAGGGCGAGGGCCGCGAGATCGGCGGCCAGGGCTCGGTGCGCGCCGGGCTCGTGCTCACCGTGGCGGCGACCCCCGGGGGCGGCACGGAGGTGCGGCTGGAGACCGATCTCACCGTGACCGGCCGCATCGCCCAGTTCGGTCGCGGGGCCATCGAGGACGTCTCCGCCCGCCTGATCGACCAGATGGGCCGGTGCATCGGCGCCCGCCTCCAGGCGGCCCCGGCGGCGAGCTGA